The following coding sequences are from one Negativicoccus succinicivorans window:
- a CDS encoding ABC transporter ATP-binding protein, with protein MLHMTNLKKTFFPGSVNAKVALDGCDLHLQPGDFCTMIGGNGAGKSTLLNAIAGVFPVDAGRIVIDGRDVTACSEHRRARYIGRVFQDPLQGTAGGMMVEENLILAAKRGLPLSLRWAFSNDKREHYRELLATLGLGLEDRLFTRMELLSGGQRQAVTLLMATLQRPKLLLLDEPTAALDPKTAVKVLALTDRIVREHQLTTLMITHNMRDALRLGNRLIMMNQGRIIWDVKGEEKARLTVTDVLQKFEETAASFSDSMVLA; from the coding sequence ATGCTTCATATGACGAACCTCAAAAAAACATTTTTCCCCGGCTCGGTCAATGCGAAAGTCGCGTTAGACGGCTGCGATTTGCATTTACAACCCGGCGACTTCTGCACGATGATCGGCGGCAACGGCGCGGGCAAATCGACGCTTTTGAACGCGATCGCCGGCGTGTTTCCTGTCGACGCCGGACGAATCGTCATTGACGGTCGCGATGTGACCGCCTGTTCGGAACACCGGCGCGCGCGCTACATCGGGCGCGTGTTTCAAGACCCGTTGCAAGGCACGGCGGGCGGCATGATGGTGGAAGAAAATTTAATACTCGCGGCGAAACGAGGCTTGCCGCTCTCTCTGCGTTGGGCGTTCAGCAACGACAAGCGGGAGCATTATCGCGAACTTTTGGCGACGCTGGGTCTGGGGTTGGAAGATCGTCTGTTCACGCGCATGGAGCTCTTATCGGGCGGACAACGCCAGGCCGTTACCTTATTGATGGCGACCTTGCAACGTCCGAAACTCTTGCTTTTGGACGAACCGACCGCCGCGTTGGATCCGAAAACGGCGGTGAAAGTATTGGCGCTCACCGATCGCATCGTGCGGGAGCATCAACTCACCACGCTGATGATCACCCACAATATGCGCGACGCCTTGCGCTTGGGCAATCGCCTGATCATGATGAATCAGGGACGCATTATTTGGGATGTGAAAGGTGAGGAGAAAGCGCGACTTACCGTCACCGACGTGTTGCAAAAATTTGAAGAAACCGCGGCGTCGTTCAGCGACAGCATGGTCTTGGCATAA